In Acipenser ruthenus chromosome 53, fAciRut3.2 maternal haplotype, whole genome shotgun sequence, the following proteins share a genomic window:
- the LOC131723115 gene encoding GTPase IMAP family member 9-like: MSGSEVASLEETQRETPSPEQVRLTLPEFRIVLVGKTGAGKSAAGNTILGRREFRSVVGTGSVTKECEKKKGVVAGRDIAVVDTPGFFDTELSSEKVKSETVQCIPMSSPGPHVFLLVIPVGRFTKEEKEAVDKIEEIFGEGAAKYTMVLFSRGDDLLDKTIEEYIQEASREHNQLLEKCGNRYHVFNSRNMNDRTQVTELLEKIEAMVAENGGTCYTNEMYREVEAKIREMEQRLKQQYDEELHRKEEELRAKFQKEIDELKEKTEEKFEKLDEEMKRRDERIKDMEEKHLREREELKRLHEDKHRNARGEAEQSIDMYGYATGWLSRFLTGLKL, encoded by the coding sequence TGTCTGGAAGTGAAGTAGCATCACTTGAGGAAACACAAAGGGAGACTCCCTCCCCTGAGCAAGTCCGACTCACTCTGCCTGAGTTCAGGATTGTGCTCGTTGGGAAGACTGGGGCTGGAaagagtgcagcaggaaacacTATCCTGGGCAGAAGAGAGTTTAGATCTGTGGTGGGCACAGGCTCAGTAACAAAAGAGTGTGAGAAGAAAAAAGGAGTCGTTGCAGGTAGAGACATTGCTGTGGTCGACACACCAGGCTTCTTTGACACTGAGCTCTCTTCAGAGAAAGTTAAAAGTGAGACTGTACAGTGTATTCCCATGTCTTCCCCGGGACCCCACGTGTTTCTCTTGGTGATACCTGTGGGACGTTTCACAAAGGAAGAGAAGGAAGCTGTGGATAAAATCGAGGAGATCTTCGGTGAGGGAGCTGCAAAGTACACCATGGTCCTTTTCAGCCGTGGAGATGATCTGTTAGACAAGACCATTGAAGAGTACATCCAGGAAGCCAGCAGAGAACATAATCAACTTCTTGAGAAgtgtgggaacaggtatcatgtcTTCAACAGTAGGAACATGAACGATCGCACCCAGGTCACTGAGCTACTGGAGAAAATAGAGGCAATGGTGGCAGAGAACGGAGGCACATGCTACACCAACGAAATGTACCGGGAGGTGGAGGCAAAGATCAGAGAgatggaacagagattaaaacaGCAGTATGATGAGGAACTGCACAGGAAGGAAGAGGAGTTGAGAGCAAAGTTCCAGAAAGAAATCGATGAGTTAAAGGAGAAGACGGAAGAGAAGTTTGAAAAACTGGATGAAGAGATGAAACGAAGAGATGAGAGGATTAAAGACATGGAGGAAAAGCACTTGCGCGAGCGTGAGGAATTGAAGAGGTTACATGAGGACAAGCACAGAAATGCGAGAGGAGAAGCAGAACAATCCATTGACATGTATGGTTATGCCACAGGCTGGTTAAGCCGTTTCCTTACTGGTTTGAAACTGTAA